Proteins encoded within one genomic window of Calonectris borealis chromosome 1, bCalBor7.hap1.2, whole genome shotgun sequence:
- the AKAP17A gene encoding A-kinase anchor protein 17A isoform X2: MAAATIVHDTSEAVELCAPCGLYLKPITKMTISVALPQLKQPGKSISNWEVMERLKGMVQTHQFSTLRISKSTMDFIRFEGEVENKSLVKSFLACLDGKTIKLSGFSDILKVRAAEYKIDFPTRHDWDSFFRDAKDMNETLPGERPDTIHLEGLPCKWFAAKDSGSEKPSEEVLIKVFKKFGEIRNVDIPMLDPYREEMTGRNFHTFSFGGHLNFEAYVQYREYAGFIKAMNALRGMKLMYKGDDGKAVACNIKVSFDSTKHLSDASIKKRQLERQKLQELEKQREEQKRKEKEAEEKQKEEERKQRELEEYERERKREEKLRKREQKQKDREVRRNKKQLEKLQAEEQKKLQEKIKLEERRLLLAQRNLQSIRLIAELLSRAKTVKLLEQEHNEEKIRLQQLEERRRLQEAELKRVEEEKERALGLQRKEKELREKLLNNLLSKKMDAVNQNKEETEASQSDIPKTPSGVPHTVSSSCITSTSGQAVTGKSAPGSQREVASPENLNTQCKYLNGNIHDKVHVKEGQKLHTTNSERCSEKRSSGVLSCVPANNQQQNTCRKDTHCEQGKRSTEPRRRKSRSCSSINTDESKGQRERSRHRRDASYQDEKRRKERRYYRHSSRSYSPRRSHSPRRRSVSPRRSRYRRTRSSERKRDRRERSHSRRSVSRRRRHRRRSLTASGRKA; encoded by the exons ATGGCTGCTGCAACAATAGTTCATGATACATCAGAAGCTGTAGAGCTCTGTGCTCCCTGTGGGTTATACCTTAAACCCATTACAAAAATGACCATCAGTGTGGCACTTCCTCAGCTGAAACAACCGGGAAAATCCATTTCGAACTGGGAAGTGATGGAAAGATTGAAAGGGATGGTGCAAACTCATCAGTTTTCCACTCTGCGGATTTCTAAAAGCACAATGGATTTCATCCGGTTTGAAGGAGAGGTTGAAAACAAAAGTTTGGTTAAATCTTTTCTGGCATGCCTTGATGGCAAAACAATAAAGCTGAGTGGCTtctctgacattttaaaagtcCGTGCTGCGGAATATAAGATTGACTTTCCTACCAGACATGACTGGGACTCGTTTTTCCGTGATGCGAAAGATATGAATGAAACTTTGCCGGGGGAAAGGCCAGATACTATTCACTTAGAGGGCTTACCTTGTAAGTGGTTTGCAGCAAAGGACTCTGGCTCGGAAAAGCCGAGTGAAGAAGTCCTTATAAAAGTTTTCAAGAAATTTGGAGAAATACGTAATGTGGACATACCCATGCTGGACCCTTACAGAGAAGAAATGACTGGCAGAAATTTTCACACTTTCAGTTTTGGAGGCCACTTAAATTTTGAAGCTTATGTTCAATATCGAGAGTACGCAGGTTTCATTAAGGCCATGAACGCCCTGCGAGGGATGAAGCTGATGTATAAAGGTGATGATGGCAAAGCAGTGGCTTGCAATATAAAG GTTTCTTTTGATTCAACAAAACACCTCAGTGATGCATCAATTAAGAAGCGTCAGCTTGAAAGGCAAAAGCTTCAAGAGcttgaaaaacagagagaagaacaAAAACGTAAAGAGAAAGAAGccgaggaaaaacaaaaagaggaagaaag GAAGCAGAGAGAGCTTGAagaatatgagagagagagaaaaagagaagaaaagttgcgcaagagagaacagaaacagaaagatcGTGAAGTTCGACGAAACAAAAAGCAACTTGAAAAGCTTcaagctgaagaacagaaaaaactgCAAGAGAAGATAAAGTTAGAAGAAAGGAGACTCCTGTTAGCTCAGAGAAATCTTCAATCCATTAGACTAATTGCAGAACTGCTAAGCAGGGCAAAG ACAGTAAAGCTTTTGGAGCAAGAACATAATGAAGAAAAGATTCGTCTTCAGCAGCTAGAGGAGAGACGAAGGCTTCAGGAGGCTGAGCTCAAACGtgtggaagaggaaaaagagagagcacTGGggttgcagagaaaagaaaaggaactgaGGGAGAAACTACTGAACAATCTTCTGAGCAAGAAAATGGATGCAGTTaatcaaaacaaagaagaaaccgAAGCATCTCAGTCCGACATACCGAAAACCCCTAGTGGTGTTCCACACACTGTGTCATCCAGCTGCATCACTTCTACCTCAGGACAGGCTGTCACAGGCAAATCGGCTCCTGGCTCTCAAAGAGAAGTAGCATCCCCTGAGAATCTAAACACTCAATGCAAGTACTTGAATGGCAACATTCATGACAAAGTTCATGTCAAAGAAGGTCAGAAACTTCATACCACAAACTCTGAGAGGTGTTCTGAGAAAAGAAGTTCAGGGGTACTTTCATGTGTTCCCGCCAATAACCAGCAGCAGAATACTTGCAGGAAGGACACACACTGTGAGCAGGGCAAACGTAGCACAGAGCCAAGGAGAAGAAAGAGCCGATCATGTAGCAGCATAAACACTGATGAGAGTAAGGGTCAACGAGAGAGGAGCAGACACAGAAGAGATGCGAGTTATCAGGATGAAAAGCgcaggaaagaaaggaggtaTTATAGACACTCTAGCAGAAGTTACAGTCCTCGACGAAGCCATAGTCCTCGTCGAAGAAGTGTAAGCCCCAGACGTTCACGTTACAGAAGAACTCGCAGTAGCGAACGTAAACGAGACAGAAGGGAAAGAAGTCATAGTCGCAGAAGCGTGAGCAGGAGACGAAGGCACCGGAGGAGATCACTGA cagcttcaggaagaaaagccTGA
- the AKAP17A gene encoding A-kinase anchor protein 17A isoform X1: MAAATIVHDTSEAVELCAPCGLYLKPITKMTISVALPQLKQPGKSISNWEVMERLKGMVQTHQFSTLRISKSTMDFIRFEGEVENKSLVKSFLACLDGKTIKLSGFSDILKVRAAEYKIDFPTRHDWDSFFRDAKDMNETLPGERPDTIHLEGLPCKWFAAKDSGSEKPSEEVLIKVFKKFGEIRNVDIPMLDPYREEMTGRNFHTFSFGGHLNFEAYVQYREYAGFIKAMNALRGMKLMYKGDDGKAVACNIKVSFDSTKHLSDASIKKRQLERQKLQELEKQREEQKRKEKEAEEKQKEEERKQRELEEYERERKREEKLRKREQKQKDREVRRNKKQLEKLQAEEQKKLQEKIKLEERRLLLAQRNLQSIRLIAELLSRAKTVKLLEQEHNEEKIRLQQLEERRRLQEAELKRVEEEKERALGLQRKEKELREKLLNNLLSKKMDAVNQNKEETEASQSDIPKTPSGVPHTVSSSCITSTSGQAVTGKSAPGSQREVASPENLNTQCKYLNGNIHDKVHVKEGQKLHTTNSERCSEKRSSGVLSCVPANNQQQNTCRKDTHCEQGKRSTEPRRRKSRSCSSINTDESKGQRERSRHRRDASYQDEKRRKERRYYRHSSRSYSPRRSHSPRRRSVSPRRSRYRRTRSSERKRDRRERSHSRRSVSRRRRHRRRSLNYHLKSWSLDVSFHLD, encoded by the exons ATGGCTGCTGCAACAATAGTTCATGATACATCAGAAGCTGTAGAGCTCTGTGCTCCCTGTGGGTTATACCTTAAACCCATTACAAAAATGACCATCAGTGTGGCACTTCCTCAGCTGAAACAACCGGGAAAATCCATTTCGAACTGGGAAGTGATGGAAAGATTGAAAGGGATGGTGCAAACTCATCAGTTTTCCACTCTGCGGATTTCTAAAAGCACAATGGATTTCATCCGGTTTGAAGGAGAGGTTGAAAACAAAAGTTTGGTTAAATCTTTTCTGGCATGCCTTGATGGCAAAACAATAAAGCTGAGTGGCTtctctgacattttaaaagtcCGTGCTGCGGAATATAAGATTGACTTTCCTACCAGACATGACTGGGACTCGTTTTTCCGTGATGCGAAAGATATGAATGAAACTTTGCCGGGGGAAAGGCCAGATACTATTCACTTAGAGGGCTTACCTTGTAAGTGGTTTGCAGCAAAGGACTCTGGCTCGGAAAAGCCGAGTGAAGAAGTCCTTATAAAAGTTTTCAAGAAATTTGGAGAAATACGTAATGTGGACATACCCATGCTGGACCCTTACAGAGAAGAAATGACTGGCAGAAATTTTCACACTTTCAGTTTTGGAGGCCACTTAAATTTTGAAGCTTATGTTCAATATCGAGAGTACGCAGGTTTCATTAAGGCCATGAACGCCCTGCGAGGGATGAAGCTGATGTATAAAGGTGATGATGGCAAAGCAGTGGCTTGCAATATAAAG GTTTCTTTTGATTCAACAAAACACCTCAGTGATGCATCAATTAAGAAGCGTCAGCTTGAAAGGCAAAAGCTTCAAGAGcttgaaaaacagagagaagaacaAAAACGTAAAGAGAAAGAAGccgaggaaaaacaaaaagaggaagaaag GAAGCAGAGAGAGCTTGAagaatatgagagagagagaaaaagagaagaaaagttgcgcaagagagaacagaaacagaaagatcGTGAAGTTCGACGAAACAAAAAGCAACTTGAAAAGCTTcaagctgaagaacagaaaaaactgCAAGAGAAGATAAAGTTAGAAGAAAGGAGACTCCTGTTAGCTCAGAGAAATCTTCAATCCATTAGACTAATTGCAGAACTGCTAAGCAGGGCAAAG ACAGTAAAGCTTTTGGAGCAAGAACATAATGAAGAAAAGATTCGTCTTCAGCAGCTAGAGGAGAGACGAAGGCTTCAGGAGGCTGAGCTCAAACGtgtggaagaggaaaaagagagagcacTGGggttgcagagaaaagaaaaggaactgaGGGAGAAACTACTGAACAATCTTCTGAGCAAGAAAATGGATGCAGTTaatcaaaacaaagaagaaaccgAAGCATCTCAGTCCGACATACCGAAAACCCCTAGTGGTGTTCCACACACTGTGTCATCCAGCTGCATCACTTCTACCTCAGGACAGGCTGTCACAGGCAAATCGGCTCCTGGCTCTCAAAGAGAAGTAGCATCCCCTGAGAATCTAAACACTCAATGCAAGTACTTGAATGGCAACATTCATGACAAAGTTCATGTCAAAGAAGGTCAGAAACTTCATACCACAAACTCTGAGAGGTGTTCTGAGAAAAGAAGTTCAGGGGTACTTTCATGTGTTCCCGCCAATAACCAGCAGCAGAATACTTGCAGGAAGGACACACACTGTGAGCAGGGCAAACGTAGCACAGAGCCAAGGAGAAGAAAGAGCCGATCATGTAGCAGCATAAACACTGATGAGAGTAAGGGTCAACGAGAGAGGAGCAGACACAGAAGAGATGCGAGTTATCAGGATGAAAAGCgcaggaaagaaaggaggtaTTATAGACACTCTAGCAGAAGTTACAGTCCTCGACGAAGCCATAGTCCTCGTCGAAGAAGTGTAAGCCCCAGACGTTCACGTTACAGAAGAACTCGCAGTAGCGAACGTAAACGAGACAGAAGGGAAAGAAGTCATAGTCGCAGAAGCGTGAGCAGGAGACGAAGGCACCGGAGGAGATCACTGA ACTACCATTTGAAAAGTTGGAGCCTGGATGTCAGCTTTCATCTTGACTGA
- the AKAP17A gene encoding A-kinase anchor protein 17A isoform X4 has protein sequence MAAATIVHDTSEAVELCAPCGLYLKPITKMTISVALPQLKQPGKSISNWEVMERLKGMVQTHQFSTLRISKSTMDFIRFEGEVENKSLVKSFLACLDGKTIKLSGFSDILKVRAAEYKIDFPTRHDWDSFFRDAKDMNETLPGERPDTIHLEGLPCKWFAAKDSGSEKPSEEVLIKVFKKFGEIRNVDIPMLDPYREEMTGRNFHTFSFGGHLNFEAYVQYREYAGFIKAMNALRGMKLMYKGDDGKAVACNIKVSFDSTKHLSDASIKKRQLERQKLQELEKQREEQKRKEKEAEEKQKEEERKQRELEEYERERKREEKLRKREQKQKDREVRRNKKQLEKLQAEEQKKLQEKIKLEERRLLLAQRNLQSIRLIAELLSRAKTVKLLEQEHNEEKIRLQQLEERRRLQEAELKRVEEEKERALGLQRKEKELREKLLNNLLSKKMDAVNQNKEETEASQSDIPKTPSGVPHTVSSSCITSTSGQAVTGKSAPGSQREVASPENLNTQCKYLNGNIHDKVHVKEGQKLHTTNSERCSEKRSSGVLSCVPANNQQQNTCRKDTHCEQGKRSTEPRRRKSRSCSSINTDESKGQRERSRHRRDASYQDEKRRKERRYYRHSSRSYSPRRSHSPRRRSVSPRRSRYRRTRSSERKRDRRERSHSRRSVSRRRRHRRRSLSYVHCL, from the exons ATGGCTGCTGCAACAATAGTTCATGATACATCAGAAGCTGTAGAGCTCTGTGCTCCCTGTGGGTTATACCTTAAACCCATTACAAAAATGACCATCAGTGTGGCACTTCCTCAGCTGAAACAACCGGGAAAATCCATTTCGAACTGGGAAGTGATGGAAAGATTGAAAGGGATGGTGCAAACTCATCAGTTTTCCACTCTGCGGATTTCTAAAAGCACAATGGATTTCATCCGGTTTGAAGGAGAGGTTGAAAACAAAAGTTTGGTTAAATCTTTTCTGGCATGCCTTGATGGCAAAACAATAAAGCTGAGTGGCTtctctgacattttaaaagtcCGTGCTGCGGAATATAAGATTGACTTTCCTACCAGACATGACTGGGACTCGTTTTTCCGTGATGCGAAAGATATGAATGAAACTTTGCCGGGGGAAAGGCCAGATACTATTCACTTAGAGGGCTTACCTTGTAAGTGGTTTGCAGCAAAGGACTCTGGCTCGGAAAAGCCGAGTGAAGAAGTCCTTATAAAAGTTTTCAAGAAATTTGGAGAAATACGTAATGTGGACATACCCATGCTGGACCCTTACAGAGAAGAAATGACTGGCAGAAATTTTCACACTTTCAGTTTTGGAGGCCACTTAAATTTTGAAGCTTATGTTCAATATCGAGAGTACGCAGGTTTCATTAAGGCCATGAACGCCCTGCGAGGGATGAAGCTGATGTATAAAGGTGATGATGGCAAAGCAGTGGCTTGCAATATAAAG GTTTCTTTTGATTCAACAAAACACCTCAGTGATGCATCAATTAAGAAGCGTCAGCTTGAAAGGCAAAAGCTTCAAGAGcttgaaaaacagagagaagaacaAAAACGTAAAGAGAAAGAAGccgaggaaaaacaaaaagaggaagaaag GAAGCAGAGAGAGCTTGAagaatatgagagagagagaaaaagagaagaaaagttgcgcaagagagaacagaaacagaaagatcGTGAAGTTCGACGAAACAAAAAGCAACTTGAAAAGCTTcaagctgaagaacagaaaaaactgCAAGAGAAGATAAAGTTAGAAGAAAGGAGACTCCTGTTAGCTCAGAGAAATCTTCAATCCATTAGACTAATTGCAGAACTGCTAAGCAGGGCAAAG ACAGTAAAGCTTTTGGAGCAAGAACATAATGAAGAAAAGATTCGTCTTCAGCAGCTAGAGGAGAGACGAAGGCTTCAGGAGGCTGAGCTCAAACGtgtggaagaggaaaaagagagagcacTGGggttgcagagaaaagaaaaggaactgaGGGAGAAACTACTGAACAATCTTCTGAGCAAGAAAATGGATGCAGTTaatcaaaacaaagaagaaaccgAAGCATCTCAGTCCGACATACCGAAAACCCCTAGTGGTGTTCCACACACTGTGTCATCCAGCTGCATCACTTCTACCTCAGGACAGGCTGTCACAGGCAAATCGGCTCCTGGCTCTCAAAGAGAAGTAGCATCCCCTGAGAATCTAAACACTCAATGCAAGTACTTGAATGGCAACATTCATGACAAAGTTCATGTCAAAGAAGGTCAGAAACTTCATACCACAAACTCTGAGAGGTGTTCTGAGAAAAGAAGTTCAGGGGTACTTTCATGTGTTCCCGCCAATAACCAGCAGCAGAATACTTGCAGGAAGGACACACACTGTGAGCAGGGCAAACGTAGCACAGAGCCAAGGAGAAGAAAGAGCCGATCATGTAGCAGCATAAACACTGATGAGAGTAAGGGTCAACGAGAGAGGAGCAGACACAGAAGAGATGCGAGTTATCAGGATGAAAAGCgcaggaaagaaaggaggtaTTATAGACACTCTAGCAGAAGTTACAGTCCTCGACGAAGCCATAGTCCTCGTCGAAGAAGTGTAAGCCCCAGACGTTCACGTTACAGAAGAACTCGCAGTAGCGAACGTAAACGAGACAGAAGGGAAAGAAGTCATAGTCGCAGAAGCGTGAGCAGGAGACGAAGGCACCGGAGGAGATCACTGA GTTATGTTCACTGCCTGTGA
- the AKAP17A gene encoding A-kinase anchor protein 17A isoform X3 — translation MAAATIVHDTSEAVELCAPCGLYLKPITKMTISVALPQLKQPGKSISNWEVMERLKGMVQTHQFSTLRISKSTMDFIRFEGEVENKSLVKSFLACLDGKTIKLSGFSDILKVRAAEYKIDFPTRHDWDSFFRDAKDMNETLPGERPDTIHLEGLPCKWFAAKDSGSEKPSEEVLIKVFKKFGEIRNVDIPMLDPYREEMTGRNFHTFSFGGHLNFEAYVQYREYAGFIKAMNALRGMKLMYKGDDGKAVACNIKVSFDSTKHLSDASIKKRQLERQKLQELEKQREEQKRKEKEAEEKQKEEERKQRELEEYERERKREEKLRKREQKQKDREVRRNKKQLEKLQAEEQKKLQEKIKLEERRLLLAQRNLQSIRLIAELLSRAKTVKLLEQEHNEEKIRLQQLEERRRLQEAELKRVEEEKERALGLQRKEKELREKLLNNLLSKKMDAVNQNKEETEASQSDIPKTPSGVPHTVSSSCITSTSGQAVTGKSAPGSQREVASPENLNTQCKYLNGNIHDKVHVKEGQKLHTTNSERCSEKRSSGVLSCVPANNQQQNTCRKDTHCEQGKRSTEPRRRKSRSCSSINTDESKGQRERSRHRRDASYQDEKRRKERRYYRHSSRSYSPRRSHSPRRRSVSPRRSRYRRTRSSERKRDRRERSHSRRSVSRRRRHRRRSLTSGRKA, via the exons ATGGCTGCTGCAACAATAGTTCATGATACATCAGAAGCTGTAGAGCTCTGTGCTCCCTGTGGGTTATACCTTAAACCCATTACAAAAATGACCATCAGTGTGGCACTTCCTCAGCTGAAACAACCGGGAAAATCCATTTCGAACTGGGAAGTGATGGAAAGATTGAAAGGGATGGTGCAAACTCATCAGTTTTCCACTCTGCGGATTTCTAAAAGCACAATGGATTTCATCCGGTTTGAAGGAGAGGTTGAAAACAAAAGTTTGGTTAAATCTTTTCTGGCATGCCTTGATGGCAAAACAATAAAGCTGAGTGGCTtctctgacattttaaaagtcCGTGCTGCGGAATATAAGATTGACTTTCCTACCAGACATGACTGGGACTCGTTTTTCCGTGATGCGAAAGATATGAATGAAACTTTGCCGGGGGAAAGGCCAGATACTATTCACTTAGAGGGCTTACCTTGTAAGTGGTTTGCAGCAAAGGACTCTGGCTCGGAAAAGCCGAGTGAAGAAGTCCTTATAAAAGTTTTCAAGAAATTTGGAGAAATACGTAATGTGGACATACCCATGCTGGACCCTTACAGAGAAGAAATGACTGGCAGAAATTTTCACACTTTCAGTTTTGGAGGCCACTTAAATTTTGAAGCTTATGTTCAATATCGAGAGTACGCAGGTTTCATTAAGGCCATGAACGCCCTGCGAGGGATGAAGCTGATGTATAAAGGTGATGATGGCAAAGCAGTGGCTTGCAATATAAAG GTTTCTTTTGATTCAACAAAACACCTCAGTGATGCATCAATTAAGAAGCGTCAGCTTGAAAGGCAAAAGCTTCAAGAGcttgaaaaacagagagaagaacaAAAACGTAAAGAGAAAGAAGccgaggaaaaacaaaaagaggaagaaag GAAGCAGAGAGAGCTTGAagaatatgagagagagagaaaaagagaagaaaagttgcgcaagagagaacagaaacagaaagatcGTGAAGTTCGACGAAACAAAAAGCAACTTGAAAAGCTTcaagctgaagaacagaaaaaactgCAAGAGAAGATAAAGTTAGAAGAAAGGAGACTCCTGTTAGCTCAGAGAAATCTTCAATCCATTAGACTAATTGCAGAACTGCTAAGCAGGGCAAAG ACAGTAAAGCTTTTGGAGCAAGAACATAATGAAGAAAAGATTCGTCTTCAGCAGCTAGAGGAGAGACGAAGGCTTCAGGAGGCTGAGCTCAAACGtgtggaagaggaaaaagagagagcacTGGggttgcagagaaaagaaaaggaactgaGGGAGAAACTACTGAACAATCTTCTGAGCAAGAAAATGGATGCAGTTaatcaaaacaaagaagaaaccgAAGCATCTCAGTCCGACATACCGAAAACCCCTAGTGGTGTTCCACACACTGTGTCATCCAGCTGCATCACTTCTACCTCAGGACAGGCTGTCACAGGCAAATCGGCTCCTGGCTCTCAAAGAGAAGTAGCATCCCCTGAGAATCTAAACACTCAATGCAAGTACTTGAATGGCAACATTCATGACAAAGTTCATGTCAAAGAAGGTCAGAAACTTCATACCACAAACTCTGAGAGGTGTTCTGAGAAAAGAAGTTCAGGGGTACTTTCATGTGTTCCCGCCAATAACCAGCAGCAGAATACTTGCAGGAAGGACACACACTGTGAGCAGGGCAAACGTAGCACAGAGCCAAGGAGAAGAAAGAGCCGATCATGTAGCAGCATAAACACTGATGAGAGTAAGGGTCAACGAGAGAGGAGCAGACACAGAAGAGATGCGAGTTATCAGGATGAAAAGCgcaggaaagaaaggaggtaTTATAGACACTCTAGCAGAAGTTACAGTCCTCGACGAAGCCATAGTCCTCGTCGAAGAAGTGTAAGCCCCAGACGTTCACGTTACAGAAGAACTCGCAGTAGCGAACGTAAACGAGACAGAAGGGAAAGAAGTCATAGTCGCAGAAGCGTGAGCAGGAGACGAAGGCACCGGAGGAGATCACTGA cttcaggaagaaaagccTGA